Proteins encoded in a region of the Desulfurococcus sp. genome:
- a CDS encoding DUF1464 family protein: MVRVLGIDPGSKSIDLCGLCDGKICFERSIEASAASRDPGRVVKLIEEFEHVDLIALPSGYGVGVTSLDDIDESLLADWYYTFILASTREDIEEGLKRNSTGAFIYDAMAKMIVELKRMKVKGVFIPSVVNLDTVPLHRKLNKIDMGTADKLAVVVLGIHEVSSEHNLPYEKVSYIHVEMGFGYNAVVAVRNGLVVDGVGGTLMPGPAFLTSGSMDLEVAQAVGVIRKMDVFSTGCSLITGSLTPDEWFSRVDTDIYAGVCFEAMMESIVKTVYSMIPVVGGIQEILLSGRISRNPVVRDYLEDKLGDIAPIRVMKGLPGASIVKETAQGYAVVADGLAGGVFKHLVEHVGIRRARGTALDYILHPGFKYSRLGLMYTRLRRVVDGRAFNMEWWSKSGY, from the coding sequence ATGGTGAGGGTACTCGGCATAGACCCAGGGTCTAAGAGTATAGATTTATGCGGCCTCTGTGATGGAAAAATATGTTTTGAGAGATCAATTGAGGCTTCAGCTGCTAGTAGAGATCCAGGAAGAGTTGTCAAGCTTATAGAGGAGTTTGAGCACGTGGATCTAATAGCTCTCCCATCAGGTTATGGTGTTGGAGTAACCAGCCTGGACGACATAGATGAATCACTACTAGCTGACTGGTACTATACTTTCATACTGGCATCAACAAGAGAAGACATTGAGGAGGGATTAAAGAGGAATTCTACGGGAGCCTTCATTTATGATGCTATGGCTAAAATGATAGTCGAGTTGAAACGAATGAAGGTTAAAGGAGTGTTCATTCCATCCGTGGTAAACCTTGATACAGTACCATTACACAGGAAGCTGAATAAAATCGATATGGGTACAGCGGATAAGCTAGCAGTAGTTGTACTTGGAATCCACGAGGTTTCAAGCGAGCACAATCTACCATACGAGAAAGTAAGCTATATTCACGTTGAAATGGGCTTCGGCTATAATGCTGTAGTAGCTGTTAGAAATGGGCTAGTAGTTGATGGGGTAGGCGGGACTCTAATGCCGGGTCCAGCATTCCTTACATCAGGCTCAATGGATTTAGAGGTAGCTCAAGCTGTAGGCGTTATCAGAAAGATGGATGTCTTCTCAACTGGGTGCAGCTTGATCACGGGTTCCCTGACCCCGGATGAATGGTTTAGTAGAGTCGACACTGATATCTATGCTGGTGTATGTTTTGAAGCGATGATGGAGTCTATTGTTAAAACAGTCTACTCTATGATACCAGTGGTAGGTGGCATCCAAGAGATACTTCTATCTGGGAGGATTTCAAGGAACCCAGTTGTAAGAGACTACCTTGAAGATAAACTGGGAGATATAGCACCTATCAGAGTAATGAAGGGGCTGCCGGGTGCATCCATAGTTAAAGAGACAGCTCAGGGGTATGCTGTCGTCGCAGACGGCTTGGCTGGAGGAGTATTCAAGCACCTCGTGGAGCATGTGGGTATTAGGAGAGCTAGAGGTACTGCACT
- a CDS encoding MATE family efflux transporter: MKSIEENRERILYGPIGRTLLWLGLPLMLVQLVNVSYNIVDAYWLSWYSDIAYAVPRQVMPTFMLVTSVAQGLMAANLALITQLIGARNYSEVKKYISYFISSTLLVNTILASAYYVLRPLIFRYIVATPPELYSDVLDYSGIIAFDMVLSAVTLTYSTILQSIGDTRTPALINLAAATANVILDPLFILGYGILPAMGAAGAAVATVLSRLVGVVLLVYRLSKKYPYLKSRLTLHLDREWVVSSVKIGAPVSLMMASNSFAFMLQNNLINQFGAYVAAAAAIGFILMDLADATLWGFIGSISVMVGQALGAGLKERARRVASRSILYVGLSTTAGSLLALVLEDSFITLFTSNPIVVAEADRFVSIFLPTLTFFAIFFVGMGVGRGSGHTLYPTVLDIIRLWLLRIALGYLFAFHAGLGSMGVWIAMSLSNLIAGLATIPWVLYGGWTTPVVKTKEVEIPLRKTALIKRE; this comes from the coding sequence ATGAAGAGCATCGAGGAGAACAGGGAGAGAATACTGTACGGTCCAATTGGGAGAACCCTTCTATGGCTTGGGCTGCCTTTAATGCTGGTTCAATTAGTCAACGTATCCTACAATATTGTTGACGCGTACTGGCTCAGCTGGTATAGTGATATAGCCTACGCTGTCCCAAGGCAGGTTATGCCTACATTCATGCTGGTGACATCAGTAGCTCAAGGCTTGATGGCAGCTAACCTAGCATTAATAACGCAGCTGATTGGTGCCCGTAATTATAGTGAAGTTAAAAAGTATATCTCGTATTTTATCTCGTCAACGCTTCTCGTCAACACTATTCTAGCATCAGCGTACTATGTTTTAAGGCCGCTTATATTCCGCTATATTGTGGCTACACCTCCAGAGCTGTACAGTGATGTCCTCGATTACTCTGGAATCATAGCGTTCGATATGGTGCTTTCAGCTGTCACGTTAACGTATTCGACGATACTTCAGTCTATAGGTGATACTAGAACCCCAGCATTGATAAATCTAGCGGCTGCAACAGCAAACGTGATCCTAGATCCCTTATTCATTCTAGGCTACGGTATCCTGCCGGCGATGGGGGCTGCTGGGGCAGCTGTAGCTACAGTGCTCTCGAGGCTTGTAGGCGTGGTACTACTAGTCTACAGGTTGTCTAAGAAGTACCCGTACCTTAAATCCAGGCTAACCCTCCACTTGGATAGAGAGTGGGTTGTAAGCAGCGTGAAGATAGGTGCACCGGTATCACTCATGATGGCTTCCAATAGTTTTGCATTCATGCTTCAAAACAACTTGATCAACCAGTTCGGTGCATATGTAGCAGCAGCGGCAGCAATAGGATTCATCTTAATGGATCTAGCTGATGCAACACTATGGGGTTTCATCGGCAGCATTTCAGTGATGGTCGGTCAGGCTCTAGGCGCCGGCTTAAAGGAGAGAGCTAGGAGGGTAGCTTCAAGATCAATCCTCTACGTCGGGCTTTCAACTACCGCTGGCTCCCTGCTCGCCCTAGTACTAGAGGACTCGTTTATCACTTTGTTTACAAGCAATCCTATAGTGGTCGCTGAAGCTGATAGATTCGTCTCTATTTTCCTGCCGACACTAACATTCTTTGCTATATTCTTCGTAGGCATGGGTGTTGGCAGAGGCTCTGGGCACACACTCTACCCGACGGTATTAGACATCATACGCTTATGGCTCCTCAGAATAGCTCTTGGATATCTTTTCGCATTCCATGCAGGCTTGGGCTCCATGGGTGTGTGGATTGCGATGAGTTTAAGCAACCTTATAGCTGGTCTTGCAACAATACCATGGGTCCTTTATGGTGGCTGGACTACGCCTGTAGTTAAGACTAAAGAAGTAGAGATACCATTGAGGAAGACAGCACTAATTAAACGCGAGTGA
- a CDS encoding HAD family hydrolase: MSSCIAVSFDVWGTLVDLNMVLTSISEVASRKLQVSLEKAQEAVFNSYTNARRLRRLNPSLNPMELLSKSRDLMATSLSTTTEMLNSIIEEAFKDIKTRRVVFPDVPGVLEKLREENVYMGLIGNVLFWPSKYTMLLLEEVGLSEYFKITVFSDVVGYAKPDRAIFLEFAKASGFKPDNIIHVGDNIIEDVGGALSSGFTAVLIDRDAGRSIYVEKLNAAVINSMNKLVGLYRRVSARKCR, from the coding sequence TTGAGTAGTTGCATTGCAGTAAGCTTCGATGTATGGGGTACGCTAGTGGATTTAAACATGGTTCTCACATCTATTTCCGAGGTAGCCTCGAGGAAGCTCCAGGTTAGCTTAGAGAAAGCCCAGGAAGCCGTGTTCAACTCGTACACGAATGCCCGCAGGCTTAGGAGGCTAAATCCCAGCTTGAATCCAATGGAGCTACTATCAAAGTCTAGGGATTTAATGGCTACTAGCCTCTCAACTACCACTGAGATGCTAAATTCAATTATAGAGGAGGCCTTCAAGGACATCAAGACTAGGAGGGTAGTATTCCCAGATGTACCGGGTGTACTCGAGAAGCTGAGAGAAGAAAACGTATACATGGGTTTAATAGGAAATGTTCTCTTCTGGCCTAGCAAGTATACAATGCTACTACTAGAGGAGGTAGGGCTCTCAGAGTACTTTAAGATAACAGTGTTCTCAGATGTAGTCGGGTACGCTAAACCCGATAGAGCCATCTTCCTCGAGTTCGCAAAAGCCTCGGGCTTCAAGCCGGATAACATAATACACGTGGGGGATAACATTATAGAGGATGTAGGAGGAGCCTTATCCTCAGGCTTCACAGCAGTGCTAATTGACAGAGATGCCGGCAGAAGCATCTACGTGGAGAAGCTGAATGCTGCAGTAATAAACAGCATGAATAAGCTAGTAGGATTGTATCGTAGAGTGTCAGCACGGAAGTGCAGGTAG
- a CDS encoding MogA/MoaB family molybdenum cofactor biosynthesis protein has translation MILDFHVVVVSDRVARGEAVDTSGEKAVEYLSGRGYRVTGKTVVGNSYREILKAIREVKGRVLVLIGGTGPSPRDITVDVVESIAWRELPGFGEAFRRASFESIGARAIITRTGLYILHDGRVIVVLPGSPQAVETGLKILLDVINHVIEEVDRFEGPHRDR, from the coding sequence ATGATACTTGACTTCCATGTTGTAGTTGTTAGCGATAGAGTAGCCAGAGGGGAGGCTGTAGATACCAGCGGTGAGAAAGCAGTTGAATACTTATCGGGGAGAGGCTATAGAGTCACCGGTAAAACTGTTGTAGGGAATAGCTACAGGGAGATCCTTAAGGCTATACGTGAGGTTAAAGGTAGAGTCCTAGTGCTTATTGGTGGCACGGGACCAAGTCCCAGGGATATAACAGTAGATGTCGTTGAATCAATAGCGTGGAGAGAGCTACCAGGCTTTGGTGAAGCCTTCAGGAGAGCATCTTTCGAGAGTATTGGAGCCCGCGCGATAATCACGAGAACCGGACTCTACATCCTCCACGATGGAAGAGTAATCGTAGTGCTACCAGGTTCCCCGCAGGCTGTTGAAACAGGCTTAAAAATACTTCTTGATGTAATCAACCACGTTATTGAGGAAGTAGACAGGTTTGAAGGACCCCATAGAGACAGGTGA
- a CDS encoding MGMT family protein, translating into MIVIEEQNGVLILRKASLSDICEAVYAVTMTIPPGRVSTYSSIARVLGVSPRIVAYCLSKNKELIKIPCHRVVYSNRGLGGFSNGGPLLKKRLLELEGVRVKDNRVEKEFIVDVGGMILE; encoded by the coding sequence GTGATCGTTATTGAAGAGCAAAACGGGGTTTTAATACTGCGGAAGGCATCCCTTAGCGATATATGTGAAGCCGTGTACGCTGTAACCATGACTATACCTCCAGGTAGAGTATCAACATACTCTAGTATTGCTAGAGTGCTCGGCGTAAGCCCGCGGATTGTAGCCTACTGCCTCTCCAAGAATAAGGAGTTAATTAAGATACCGTGTCATAGAGTCGTGTACAGCAACAGGGGTTTAGGAGGCTTCTCGAACGGGGGGCCGCTACTCAAGAAGCGATTACTAGAGCTAGAGGGTGTCAGAGTTAAAGATAACCGGGTTGAAAAGGAGTTCATAGTGGATGTGGGAGGGATGATATTAGAGTAA
- a CDS encoding transcriptional regulator — MITVLLEVVNVKTFCEVLNRKIAPAVKFYLAWKLVRDYGLTQVKAARILGLKQSAVNYAATGRRKPRYYDEILGVPGVREILDRLVEGFIEKGEFELCTLCYQLLSTGLYTRILEAVGEPAGSVKIPRQTAGG, encoded by the coding sequence ATGATAACAGTGTTATTAGAGGTGGTTAACGTGAAGACGTTTTGCGAGGTGCTCAATAGGAAGATAGCTCCAGCAGTAAAATTCTACCTAGCTTGGAAGCTTGTAAGAGATTACGGTTTAACTCAAGTGAAGGCTGCAAGAATACTGGGGTTAAAGCAGTCTGCAGTAAACTACGCTGCTACCGGTAGAAGGAAGCCTAGGTACTACGATGAGATCCTAGGGGTTCCAGGTGTCAGAGAGATCCTTGATAGGCTGGTCGAAGGATTCATAGAGAAAGGGGAATTCGAGTTATGCACGCTGTGCTACCAGCTACTCTCAACTGGACTCTACACTAGGATCCTCGAAGCTGTTGGAGAGCCAGCTGGCAGCGTGAAGATTCCCCGTCAGACAGCAGGGGGATAA
- a CDS encoding MFS transporter, which translates to MKSSRGNNIPVVVVLLAAYMLVYFHRTMTGVMKPEIDYYSSYYGVEPSMLLAVMASAYFYGYAASQAFTGPLLDYYGVRRVGSLMLALLGLATLVMSLPNPLTLVAGRILIGVSAAVAFLSYMRTSALGFDISMQGRLASYALFAGSLSTILASYPLRLLLNAAGVAPALIILALLAFILAVMVYATSRDEGRGRDTGSSRNPLSTLRLVAGDRHIWGAGFAGIATYGVGLAYQSAWGQIHLEKAFAMDKNTISIYIMVIAVVFTVSCIPAGYLSDKLKRRKPFLIASASASAASWLLMYLSTILHSTQLLLASLVTLGVSLGLHIVAPTMAKEPYDPGISGTAVSFFNIILFTGIAVIQNTFTIIDPVWSIIASLLIALAGIISTIVLTKETYKAAGT; encoded by the coding sequence ATGAAGAGCTCGCGGGGAAATAACATTCCAGTGGTAGTGGTGCTCCTAGCAGCCTACATGCTAGTCTACTTCCATAGGACGATGACAGGAGTGATGAAGCCTGAAATAGACTACTATTCAAGCTACTACGGGGTGGAGCCAAGCATGCTTCTAGCAGTAATGGCTTCAGCCTACTTCTACGGTTATGCTGCCAGCCAGGCTTTCACAGGCCCTCTACTAGACTACTACGGGGTTAGACGGGTTGGAAGCTTAATGCTAGCACTACTCGGCCTAGCTACACTAGTAATGAGCCTGCCAAACCCTCTCACTCTTGTAGCTGGCCGTATACTCATAGGGGTTTCAGCTGCTGTAGCCTTCCTATCATACATGAGGACTTCAGCTCTTGGATTTGATATCAGCATGCAGGGGAGGCTGGCATCCTATGCTCTCTTTGCTGGAAGCCTGAGCACTATTCTAGCATCATATCCTCTAAGACTACTATTAAATGCTGCAGGGGTAGCACCCGCGCTAATAATACTTGCGCTGCTAGCATTCATTCTAGCGGTAATGGTTTACGCTACATCAAGAGATGAAGGTAGAGGTAGAGATACTGGAAGCTCCCGCAACCCTCTCTCAACTCTAAGACTAGTCGCTGGAGACAGGCATATATGGGGGGCAGGCTTCGCAGGCATAGCCACTTATGGAGTCGGATTAGCCTATCAATCAGCATGGGGTCAGATACACCTGGAGAAGGCTTTCGCTATGGATAAGAACACTATCAGCATCTACATCATGGTGATAGCTGTAGTGTTCACAGTTAGCTGTATTCCAGCAGGATACCTCAGCGATAAGCTCAAGCGGAGGAAACCCTTCCTGATAGCCTCGGCTTCAGCCTCCGCAGCCTCATGGCTTCTCATGTACCTGTCAACTATACTACACTCAACCCAGCTACTCCTAGCATCCCTAGTCACGCTTGGTGTCTCACTAGGACTACACATTGTTGCTCCAACCATGGCTAAAGAACCCTACGACCCGGGGATTTCAGGTACCGCAGTCTCATTCTTCAATATAATACTCTTCACAGGCATAGCAGTAATACAGAACACATTCACTATAATAGACCCAGTATGGTCTATCATAGCCAGCCTCCTAATAGCTCTAGCAGGGATCATCTCTACTATAGTATTAACAAAGGAAACATATAAAGCGGCAGGCACGTAA